The Lycium barbarum isolate Lr01 chromosome 12, ASM1917538v2, whole genome shotgun sequence genome includes a region encoding these proteins:
- the LOC132621851 gene encoding uncharacterized protein LOC132621851 isoform X1, which produces MVLDDHPNVLKSHCSFVSDHNLWVIMPCMAGGSCLHILKAAHPDGFEETVIATVLREVLKGLEYLHHHGFIHRDVKAGNILIDARGGIKLGDFGVSAYLFDSGDRQRMRNTFVGTPYSFYRMAPEVMEQLHGYDFKADIWSFGITALELVHGHAPFSKYPPMKVLLMALQNAPPGLDYERDKKFSKSFKKMIASCLVKDPSKQPSAKKLLKHPFFKQARSNDYIARTLLEGLPALGDRMKALKRKEEDMLAQKKIPDGQKEEISQGIAKLQPFGRASCIYLGDEGSANIHPNLVNLHGCCIEGTELLLVYEYLENNSLARALFNSEKIQLILDWPTRVKICVGITKGLAYLHEESSLRIVHRDIKATNVLLDRDLNPKISDFRLARLTGDDNTHISTRVAGTIGYMAPEYALWGYLTYKADVYSFGIEKARGVISSPSHHPNTSINKPSVVTPIVPPPTTANVDDVDPLVSDDDRSPSPIH; this is translated from the exons ATGGTCCTAGATGATCATCCCAATGTTCTTAAATCACACTGCTCCTTTGTTAGTGATCACAATCTATGGGTTATCATGCCTTGTATGGCTGGAGGTTCCTGTCTCCACATTCTGAAGGCTGCTCATCCAGATGGCTTTGAAGAGACTGTTATTGCAACAGTATTACGGGAAGTTTTAAAGGGTTTGGAATATCTTCATCATCATGGATTCATCCATCGTGATGTTAAA GCTGGGAATATTCTCATTGATGCACGAGGTGGAATAAAGTTGGGAGATTTTGGTGTCTCTGCTTATTTATTTGATTCAGGTGATAGACAACGTATGCGGAACACATTTGTCGGAACTCCTT ATTCCTTTTACAGGATGGCGCCGGAGGTCATGGAGCAATTGCATGGTTATGATTTTAA AGCTGATATTTGGTCCTTTGGCATAACTGCTTTGGAGCTTGTTCACGGCCATGCTCCTTTCTCAAAATATCCTCCAATGAAG GTCTTGCTAATGGCATTACAAAATGCACCCCCTGGCCTTGATTACGAGagggataagaagttttcgaag TCTTTTAAGAAAATGATTGCTAGTTGCTTGGTGAAAGATCCTTCAAAACAACCTTCAGCCAAAAAATTGCTGAAGCATCCTTTCTTTAAGCAAGCAAGGTCCAACGATTATATAGCTAGAACATTGTTGGAGGGTTTGCCAGCACTTGGAGATCGCATGAAGGCCTTGAAG AGGAAAGAAGAAGACATGCTAGCACAGAAGAAGATACCAGATGGGCAGAAAGAAGAAATATCACAG GGTATTGCGAAACTGCAGCCTTTCGGGAGAGCTTCctgtatatatttgggcgatgAAGGATCTGCAAACATT CACCCGAATCTTGTTAATCTGCATGGCTGCTGCATTGAAGGGACTGAATTACTGCTCGTATATGAATACTtggaaaataatagccttgctCGCGCATTATTTA ATTCAGAGAAAATTCAATTGATACTTGATTGGCCGACAAGGGTCAAGATTTGTGTTGGGATTACTAAAGGTCTGGCTTACCTTCATGAGGAATCAAGCCTTAGAATTGTACACAGAGACATTAAAGCTACTAATGTACTGCTAGATAGAGATCTAAATCCCAAAATTTCGGACTTCCGGCTAGCTAGACTTACTGGAGATGATAATACCCATATTAGCACTCGAGTTGCTGGAACAAT AGGATACATGGCACCCGAGTATGCGCTATGGGGTTATTTGACCTACAAAGCAGATGTCTACAGCTTCGGAATTGAGAAGGCACGCGGAGTGATTTCTTCACCATCACATCATCCAAATACCTCTATCAACAAACCATCAGTTGTGACACCCATAGTGCCTCCTCCTACTACTGCTAACGTTGACGATGTTGATCCTTTAGTTTCTGATGATGATCGTAGTCCTTCACCCATACATTAG
- the LOC132621851 gene encoding uncharacterized protein LOC132621851 isoform X2 yields MPCMAGGSCLHILKAAHPDGFEETVIATVLREVLKGLEYLHHHGFIHRDVKAGNILIDARGGIKLGDFGVSAYLFDSGDRQRMRNTFVGTPYSFYRMAPEVMEQLHGYDFKADIWSFGITALELVHGHAPFSKYPPMKVLLMALQNAPPGLDYERDKKFSKSFKKMIASCLVKDPSKQPSAKKLLKHPFFKQARSNDYIARTLLEGLPALGDRMKALKRKEEDMLAQKKIPDGQKEEISQGIAKLQPFGRASCIYLGDEGSANIHPNLVNLHGCCIEGTELLLVYEYLENNSLARALFNSEKIQLILDWPTRVKICVGITKGLAYLHEESSLRIVHRDIKATNVLLDRDLNPKISDFRLARLTGDDNTHISTRVAGTIGYMAPEYALWGYLTYKADVYSFGIEKARGVISSPSHHPNTSINKPSVVTPIVPPPTTANVDDVDPLVSDDDRSPSPIH; encoded by the exons ATGCCTTGTATGGCTGGAGGTTCCTGTCTCCACATTCTGAAGGCTGCTCATCCAGATGGCTTTGAAGAGACTGTTATTGCAACAGTATTACGGGAAGTTTTAAAGGGTTTGGAATATCTTCATCATCATGGATTCATCCATCGTGATGTTAAA GCTGGGAATATTCTCATTGATGCACGAGGTGGAATAAAGTTGGGAGATTTTGGTGTCTCTGCTTATTTATTTGATTCAGGTGATAGACAACGTATGCGGAACACATTTGTCGGAACTCCTT ATTCCTTTTACAGGATGGCGCCGGAGGTCATGGAGCAATTGCATGGTTATGATTTTAA AGCTGATATTTGGTCCTTTGGCATAACTGCTTTGGAGCTTGTTCACGGCCATGCTCCTTTCTCAAAATATCCTCCAATGAAG GTCTTGCTAATGGCATTACAAAATGCACCCCCTGGCCTTGATTACGAGagggataagaagttttcgaag TCTTTTAAGAAAATGATTGCTAGTTGCTTGGTGAAAGATCCTTCAAAACAACCTTCAGCCAAAAAATTGCTGAAGCATCCTTTCTTTAAGCAAGCAAGGTCCAACGATTATATAGCTAGAACATTGTTGGAGGGTTTGCCAGCACTTGGAGATCGCATGAAGGCCTTGAAG AGGAAAGAAGAAGACATGCTAGCACAGAAGAAGATACCAGATGGGCAGAAAGAAGAAATATCACAG GGTATTGCGAAACTGCAGCCTTTCGGGAGAGCTTCctgtatatatttgggcgatgAAGGATCTGCAAACATT CACCCGAATCTTGTTAATCTGCATGGCTGCTGCATTGAAGGGACTGAATTACTGCTCGTATATGAATACTtggaaaataatagccttgctCGCGCATTATTTA ATTCAGAGAAAATTCAATTGATACTTGATTGGCCGACAAGGGTCAAGATTTGTGTTGGGATTACTAAAGGTCTGGCTTACCTTCATGAGGAATCAAGCCTTAGAATTGTACACAGAGACATTAAAGCTACTAATGTACTGCTAGATAGAGATCTAAATCCCAAAATTTCGGACTTCCGGCTAGCTAGACTTACTGGAGATGATAATACCCATATTAGCACTCGAGTTGCTGGAACAAT AGGATACATGGCACCCGAGTATGCGCTATGGGGTTATTTGACCTACAAAGCAGATGTCTACAGCTTCGGAATTGAGAAGGCACGCGGAGTGATTTCTTCACCATCACATCATCCAAATACCTCTATCAACAAACCATCAGTTGTGACACCCATAGTGCCTCCTCCTACTACTGCTAACGTTGACGATGTTGATCCTTTAGTTTCTGATGATGATCGTAGTCCTTCACCCATACATTAG
- the LOC132621851 gene encoding cold-responsive protein kinase 1-like isoform X3 has translation MDSSIVMLKMAPEVMEQLHGYDFKADIWSFGITALELVHGHAPFSKYPPMKVLLMALQNAPPGLDYERDKKFSKSFKKMIASCLVKDPSKQPSAKKLLKHPFFKQARSNDYIARTLLEGLPALGDRMKALKRKEEDMLAQKKIPDGQKEEISQGIAKLQPFGRASCIYLGDEGSANIHPNLVNLHGCCIEGTELLLVYEYLENNSLARALFNSEKIQLILDWPTRVKICVGITKGLAYLHEESSLRIVHRDIKATNVLLDRDLNPKISDFRLARLTGDDNTHISTRVAGTIGYMAPEYALWGYLTYKADVYSFGIEKARGVISSPSHHPNTSINKPSVVTPIVPPPTTANVDDVDPLVSDDDRSPSPIH, from the exons ATGGATTCATCCATCGTGATGTTAAA GATGGCGCCGGAGGTCATGGAGCAATTGCATGGTTATGATTTTAA AGCTGATATTTGGTCCTTTGGCATAACTGCTTTGGAGCTTGTTCACGGCCATGCTCCTTTCTCAAAATATCCTCCAATGAAG GTCTTGCTAATGGCATTACAAAATGCACCCCCTGGCCTTGATTACGAGagggataagaagttttcgaag TCTTTTAAGAAAATGATTGCTAGTTGCTTGGTGAAAGATCCTTCAAAACAACCTTCAGCCAAAAAATTGCTGAAGCATCCTTTCTTTAAGCAAGCAAGGTCCAACGATTATATAGCTAGAACATTGTTGGAGGGTTTGCCAGCACTTGGAGATCGCATGAAGGCCTTGAAG AGGAAAGAAGAAGACATGCTAGCACAGAAGAAGATACCAGATGGGCAGAAAGAAGAAATATCACAG GGTATTGCGAAACTGCAGCCTTTCGGGAGAGCTTCctgtatatatttgggcgatgAAGGATCTGCAAACATT CACCCGAATCTTGTTAATCTGCATGGCTGCTGCATTGAAGGGACTGAATTACTGCTCGTATATGAATACTtggaaaataatagccttgctCGCGCATTATTTA ATTCAGAGAAAATTCAATTGATACTTGATTGGCCGACAAGGGTCAAGATTTGTGTTGGGATTACTAAAGGTCTGGCTTACCTTCATGAGGAATCAAGCCTTAGAATTGTACACAGAGACATTAAAGCTACTAATGTACTGCTAGATAGAGATCTAAATCCCAAAATTTCGGACTTCCGGCTAGCTAGACTTACTGGAGATGATAATACCCATATTAGCACTCGAGTTGCTGGAACAAT AGGATACATGGCACCCGAGTATGCGCTATGGGGTTATTTGACCTACAAAGCAGATGTCTACAGCTTCGGAATTGAGAAGGCACGCGGAGTGATTTCTTCACCATCACATCATCCAAATACCTCTATCAACAAACCATCAGTTGTGACACCCATAGTGCCTCCTCCTACTACTGCTAACGTTGACGATGTTGATCCTTTAGTTTCTGATGATGATCGTAGTCCTTCACCCATACATTAG
- the LOC132621851 gene encoding cold-responsive protein kinase 1-like isoform X4, protein MAPEVMEQLHGYDFKADIWSFGITALELVHGHAPFSKYPPMKVLLMALQNAPPGLDYERDKKFSKSFKKMIASCLVKDPSKQPSAKKLLKHPFFKQARSNDYIARTLLEGLPALGDRMKALKRKEEDMLAQKKIPDGQKEEISQGIAKLQPFGRASCIYLGDEGSANIHPNLVNLHGCCIEGTELLLVYEYLENNSLARALFNSEKIQLILDWPTRVKICVGITKGLAYLHEESSLRIVHRDIKATNVLLDRDLNPKISDFRLARLTGDDNTHISTRVAGTIGYMAPEYALWGYLTYKADVYSFGIEKARGVISSPSHHPNTSINKPSVVTPIVPPPTTANVDDVDPLVSDDDRSPSPIH, encoded by the exons ATGGCGCCGGAGGTCATGGAGCAATTGCATGGTTATGATTTTAA AGCTGATATTTGGTCCTTTGGCATAACTGCTTTGGAGCTTGTTCACGGCCATGCTCCTTTCTCAAAATATCCTCCAATGAAG GTCTTGCTAATGGCATTACAAAATGCACCCCCTGGCCTTGATTACGAGagggataagaagttttcgaag TCTTTTAAGAAAATGATTGCTAGTTGCTTGGTGAAAGATCCTTCAAAACAACCTTCAGCCAAAAAATTGCTGAAGCATCCTTTCTTTAAGCAAGCAAGGTCCAACGATTATATAGCTAGAACATTGTTGGAGGGTTTGCCAGCACTTGGAGATCGCATGAAGGCCTTGAAG AGGAAAGAAGAAGACATGCTAGCACAGAAGAAGATACCAGATGGGCAGAAAGAAGAAATATCACAG GGTATTGCGAAACTGCAGCCTTTCGGGAGAGCTTCctgtatatatttgggcgatgAAGGATCTGCAAACATT CACCCGAATCTTGTTAATCTGCATGGCTGCTGCATTGAAGGGACTGAATTACTGCTCGTATATGAATACTtggaaaataatagccttgctCGCGCATTATTTA ATTCAGAGAAAATTCAATTGATACTTGATTGGCCGACAAGGGTCAAGATTTGTGTTGGGATTACTAAAGGTCTGGCTTACCTTCATGAGGAATCAAGCCTTAGAATTGTACACAGAGACATTAAAGCTACTAATGTACTGCTAGATAGAGATCTAAATCCCAAAATTTCGGACTTCCGGCTAGCTAGACTTACTGGAGATGATAATACCCATATTAGCACTCGAGTTGCTGGAACAAT AGGATACATGGCACCCGAGTATGCGCTATGGGGTTATTTGACCTACAAAGCAGATGTCTACAGCTTCGGAATTGAGAAGGCACGCGGAGTGATTTCTTCACCATCACATCATCCAAATACCTCTATCAACAAACCATCAGTTGTGACACCCATAGTGCCTCCTCCTACTACTGCTAACGTTGACGATGTTGATCCTTTAGTTTCTGATGATGATCGTAGTCCTTCACCCATACATTAG
- the LOC132624540 gene encoding uncharacterized protein LOC132624540: MNSQAATERLKYMIKEYKIPLVALQEPFIKESKIESYKYNLGMHGAYANNSNKIWIFWGNDIDCSIYCSEDQMVACKVVLNSSQQVFISVVYAKSRTAGREDLWRYMRVIASTINEPWVICGDFNSILSTDEKMGDCGLKDNGFSGNIFTWSNERKGEEVIWKRLDRMISNEKWSEAFAISDVIHLPRVNSDHCPLLITGKNSSQSYVKYFRFLNFWTEIEGYQEIELEEGVMKDEEKYMESMEQEDRISMNKAKAELILQHKHVDNFWRQKANLKWNLEGDENTKFFHSVVKGRRKYLHINRICDNGVCIEREEEIDNAAVQFYQNLFSQQDNYIDLDILKYVPIGINSVDNEFLSKNPSEEEVKNVVLTLIQTAQLALMDSVIDAPQTFSDFRPISLSNVTQKIISKVFSERLSTIIPKIISSNQSGFIKGRAIGENVLLAQEIIHDMKRQNNGGNVAFKIDMNKAYDRLSSYFLCAVMRKMGFDEKVIFIIWNMLANNWYSEVVNGKRHGFFKSQRGVKQGDPISPALFIIAAESLSCMLNELYNNPRFRGFIMQATGPKINHLAYADDLIIFCAGKTKTLNLIMKVLEDYSTNSGQKINGDKSYFIMDKKTSNKRSRIVKNILQVQRQEFPITYLGCPLFQGRKLIQYFADMATKIIKKVNSWNYGRLSTGGKFFLIKHVLSAMPVHLLAICKPPKTIFKQMEQIFANFLWGNNESKNKYHWAKWFSLCMPTLEGGIGIRSLQDISESFSAKLWWQFRTKESLWAEFFKAKYARRIHPVARKWSYSQSHNWRRMMEIKKKIDHLILWRINKGNASFWWDNWSGLGDLAQFGDANTSVRGTVAEYIVDGTWNVEKLKRKLYEHIVHQIRGVTINSPSLKDNPIWTVTTDGRFNCKSAWNTVRRAQNPSLINKMMWHKKSPFKLVMVTHKQFQNVDPYISWMQFIKIIEQAKTCIKSFPVKWSFPADGCVKLNTDGCSKGNPGNNGGGGVIRNNRGFLIAAYGINFGITTNNVAEALAMKIGIDWCTQNGYKCLDIESDSKLLVDWIMDEYNPPWNIIDTILDIKKLLEQADRWSIAHCYREGNRVANSLSNWGLNFNSITWITEFHNLPKEVKGEMNMDRMQMPTFRNNISSNCCNIDRRLDRNYSFDVP, from the exons ATGAACTCTCAGGCTGCAACTGAGAGGCTGAAATATATGATCAAAGAGTACAAAATTCCTTTAGTTGCTCTTCAGGAACCTTTCATAAAGGAATCAAAAATTGAAAGCTACAAATACAATCTTGGAATGCATGGGGCCTATGCTAATAATAGTAACAAAATCTGGATCTTTTGGGGTAATGATATTGATTGTTCCATTTATTGCTCAGAAGACCAAATGGTGGCTTGCAAAGTGGTTCTGAACTCTTCCCAACAGGTATTTATTTCAGTAGTATATGCTAAATCAAGAACAGCTGGTAGAGAGGACCTTTGGAGATATATGCGAGTAATTGCTTCTACAATCAATGAACCATGGGTTATCTGTGGAGATTTTAATAGTATTCTATCTACTGATGAGAAAATGGGAG ATTGTGGTTTAAAAGATAATGGATTCTCGGGGAATATTTTCACTTGGTCGAATGAAAGAAAGGGCGAAGAAGTGATATGGAAAAGATTAGATAGGATGATCAGCAATGAAAAATGGTCTGAGGCTTTCGCCATTTCGGATGTTATTCACTTACCAAGAGTTAACTCAGATCACTGTCCACTTTTAATAACTGGCAAGAATTCTAGTCAATCATATGTGAAGTACTTCAGATTCCTAAATTTCTGGACTGAAATAGAAGGATACCAAGAGATT GAGCTTGAAGAAGGAGTAATGAAGGATGAAGAGAAATACATGGAGAGTATGGAACAAGAGGATAGAATAAGCATGAACAAAGCTAAGGCAGAACtgatattacaacataaacatgTGGATAACTTTTGGAGGCAAAAAGCAAATCTGAAATGGAATTTAGAAGGAGATGAAAACACTAAATTTTTTCATTCTGTGGTGAAGGGCAGAAGGAAGTATCTTCATATCAATAGAATCTGTGATAATGGAGTATGTATTGAAAGGGAAGAGGAGATTGACAATGCTGCAGTTCAGTTTTATCAGAATCTTTTTTCACAGCAGGACAACTATATTGACCTTGATATCCTTAAATATGTTCCTATTGGCATTAATTCTGTTGATAATGAATTTTTATCAAAAAACCCCTCTGAAGAGGAGGTTAAAAATGTTGTTTTGACATTAATCCAAACAGCCCAGCTGGCCCTGATGGATTCAGTg ATTGATGCTCCTCAAACCTTTTCCGACTTTAGGCCTATCAGTCTTAGCAATGTCActcaaaaaattatttcaaaagtTTTTTCTGAAAGGCTTTCTACAATTATTCCAAAGATTATCTCCTCAAATCAAAGTGGTTTTATTAAAGGAAGGGCAATTGGTGAAAATGTCCTGTTAGCACAGGAAATTATTCATGACATGAAGCGACAGAATAATGGGGGTAATGTTGCGTTTAAAATTGATATGAATAAGGCTTATGACAGACTCTCCTCGTATTTTTTGTGCGCTGTCATGAGGAAAATGGGATTTGatgaaaaagtgattttcattatTTGGAATATGCTTGCTAACAATTGGTATAGTGAGGTTGTTAATGGTAAGAGGCATGGTTTTTTCAAGTCTCAAAGGGGGGTGAAACAAGGCGACCCTATTTCACCTGCTTTATTTATAATTGCTGCAGAATCTTTATCTTGCATGTTAAATGAACTGTATAATAATCCAAGGTTCAGAGGCTTCATTATGCAAGCAACTGGACCTAAAATCAATCACTTAGCTTATGCTGATGACTTGATAATTTTTTGTGCAGGAAAAACTAAGACTTTGAATCTAATTATGAAGGTTCTTGAGGATTATTCCACTAATTCTGGACAGAAGATCAATGGAGATAAAAGCTATTTTATAATGGATAAGAAGACTTCTAACAAGAGGAGCAGAATTGTGAAGAATATTCTTCAAGTTCAAAGGCAAGAGTTTCCAATTACCTACTTAGGATGCCCTTTATTTCAAGGAAGGAAGCTTATTCAATATTTTGCTGATATGGCAACCAAGATTATCAAGAAGGTAAATTCTTGGAATTATGGCAGATTATCAACAGGAGGGAAATTTTTTTTGATTAAACATGTGCTTTCAGCTATGCCTGTGCATCTTCTAGCCATTTGCAAACCTCCTAAAACTATTTTCAAACAAATGGAGCAAATTTTTGCTAACTTTTTATGGGGCAACAATGAAAGCAAGAATAAGTATCACTGGGCTAAATGGTTCAGTTTATGTATGCCTACTTTAGAAGGTGGTATTGGTATAAGGTCCCTGCAGGATATTTCAGAATCTTTCTCTGCCAAGTTGTGGTGGCAATTCAGAACGAAGGAGTCATTGTGGGCAGAATTTTTTAAGGCCAAATATGCTAGAAGAATTCATCCTGTGGCTAGGAAATGGAGTTACTCACAATCTCATAATTGGAGAAGGATGATGgagattaaaaagaaaattgaTCATCTTATATTATGGAGAATCAATAAAGGAAATGCAAGTTTTTGGTGGGATAACTGGTCTGGTTTAGGGGACCTAGCCCAGTTTGGTGATGCTAATACTTCGGTAAGAGGCACTGTGGCTGAATATATTGTAGATGGAACCTGGAACGTGGAAAAGCTCAAGAGAAAGCTGTATGAGCATATTGTACACCAAATCAGAGGAGTTACTATTAACTCTCCCAGTCTAAAGGACAATCCTATTTGGACAGTTACAACAGATGGGAGATTTAATTGTAAATCTGCCTGGAATACTGTGAGAAGGGCTCAGAATCCCTCTTTGATCAATAAAATGATGTGGCACAAAAAATCTCCATTCAAG CTTGTGATGGTAACTCATAAACAATTCCAAAATGTGGATCCTTACATAAGTTGGATGCAATTCATTAAGATCATAGAACAGGCCAAAACATGTATCAAATCCTTCCCTGTTAAGTGGTCTTTTCCTGCTGATGGTTGCGTGAAATTAAACACGGATGGGTGCTCAAAAGGAAATCCAGGTAATAATGGAGGTGGAGGTGTAATAAGGAATAACAGAGGCTTTCTGATTGCTGCATATGGAATAAATTTTGGAATTACTACCAACAATGTGGCAGAGGCTTTAGCTATGAAAATTGGAATTGATTGGTGCACACAAAATGGATATAAATGCTTAGATATAGAAAGTGACTCAAAGCTGTTAGTAGATTGGATAATGGATGAATACAACCCCCCATGGAACATCATAGACACTATTTTGGATATAAAAAAACTCCTGGAACAGGCTGATAGATGGAGCATAGCTCATTGTTATAGGGAAGGCAACAGAGTGGCTAACAGTTTATCTAACTGGGGATTAAACTTCAACTCGATCACTTGGATAACTGAATTTCATAATCTTCCCAAAGAAGTGAAAGGAGAAATGAATATGGATAGAATGCAGATGCCAACATTCCGGAATAATATTAGTTCAAACTGTTGTAATATAGATAGAAGGTTAGATAGGAATTATTCTTTTGATGTTCCTTAA